The following proteins are encoded in a genomic region of Papaver somniferum cultivar HN1 unplaced genomic scaffold, ASM357369v1 unplaced-scaffold_10, whole genome shotgun sequence:
- the LOC113326481 gene encoding uncharacterized protein LOC113326481 — MGICLFWSIWKTRNNIVFNKGTVHIQKMLQEAYYWFHRDTNIQDDTTLPSEQDLLDSAKTVWSPPTQSKMKINFDGAAGIRGFACAAVARNYNCEFNGCQTQLFAFSTPVEAEAHGALMGIELAISKAIRHIIIEGDSLTMISSLRYNNFPVPWRIKNTIGKIKDKLGTLRLLILTLSKRKPISWLTP, encoded by the coding sequence ATGGGGATTTGTCTGTTCTGGAGTATATGGAAGACCAGGAATAACATAGTCTTCAACAAAGGCACTGTGCATATTCAGAAAATGCTTCAAGAGGCTTATTACTGGTTCCACCGTGATACCAACATTCAAGACGATACCACTTTGCCTTCTGAACAAGACTTACTAGACTCTGCCAAGACTGTTTGGTCTCCTCCCACTCAgtcaaaaatgaaaataaattttgatggtgcTGCTGGAATTAGAGGGTTCGCCTGCGCGGCAGTGGCAAGGAACTACAATTGTGAGTTTAATGGGTGTCAGACACAATTATTCGCATTCAGCACCCCTGTAGAAGCTGAAGCTCATGGTGCTTTGATGGGAATTGAGCTTGCCATCAGCAAGGCTATAAGGCACATTATCATTGAAGGTGATTCACTCACTATGATCAGTTCTCTCAGGTACAATAATTTCCCAGTCCCTTGGCGTATTAAGAATACTATTGGAAAAATCAAAGACAAGTTAGGAACTTTACGTCTGTTGATTTTAACTTTATCAAAAAGAAAGCCAATTTCATGGCTCACTCCTTAG